In Anaeromicrobium sediminis, a single genomic region encodes these proteins:
- a CDS encoding vitamin B12 dependent-methionine synthase activation domain-containing protein — protein MCIDKKEVLRYLGYKNQHMDEKLNNLIDECMAEIKSISKPKYVYDIFSINKDNGFTLENTNFILEGKNIKDHLKNSTKCAVMVATLGSMVDSKIKYYEKISLTRALILDACATTYIEHICDGVEDEIKEIARKEGKNITFRYSPGYGDFSIKVQSKILNILDANKRVGVTSTESSILIPRKSVTAFIGFQIEEKEKINKCLSCNKYKSCSFRKGEISCGY, from the coding sequence ATGTGTATAGACAAAAAAGAGGTTCTTAGATATTTGGGATATAAGAATCAACATATGGATGAAAAACTAAATAATCTTATAGATGAGTGTATGGCAGAAATAAAATCCATATCTAAACCCAAATATGTGTATGATATATTTTCTATAAATAAGGATAATGGGTTCACATTAGAAAATACTAACTTTATTTTAGAAGGAAAAAATATAAAGGATCATTTAAAGAATTCCACTAAATGTGCTGTAATGGTGGCAACCTTAGGAAGTATGGTTGATTCTAAGATAAAGTATTATGAAAAGATCAGTTTAACAAGGGCTCTCATATTAGATGCCTGTGCCACCACTTATATAGAGCATATTTGTGATGGGGTTGAAGATGAAATTAAAGAAATTGCAAGGAAAGAAGGTAAAAATATTACCTTTAGATATAGTCCTGGATATGGAGATTTTTCTATTAAAGTACAAAGTAAAATACTAAATATATTAGATGCTAATAAAAGAGTTGGAGTTACTTCAACGGAATCTAGTATATTGATACCTAGAAAATCAGTAACAGCTTTTATTGGGTTTCAGATAGAGGAAAAAGAAAAGATAAATAAATGCTTAAGTTGCAATAAATATAAGAGTTGTAGTTTTAGAAAAGGAGAGATTAGTTGTGGATATTAG
- the metF gene encoding methylenetetrahydrofolate reductase [NAD(P)H], whose amino-acid sequence MKIKNLFNQKRPVISFEIFPPKKSSSIDTIYKTIDGLAELKPDYISVTYGAGGSGEENKTLEIASIVKNKYNIEALAHLTCISSTKDEIDSVLRELKENNIENILALRGDLPNDPNFKFPDPLHYRYGSDLVKHIKKNGEFSIGGACYPEGHIENDNMDNDIENLIRKINYGTDFLITQLFFENNNFYKFHEDLVKKGVNIPIQAGIMPVTNKKQVERIVSLCGSYIPPKFMKIMNKYEHNKEALMEAGICYATEQIIDLLSSGIDGIHIYTMNKPEIAHRITKNIGCVVKALNEKAV is encoded by the coding sequence ATGAAGATTAAAAACTTATTTAACCAAAAAAGACCAGTTATTTCTTTTGAAATTTTTCCACCAAAGAAAAGTAGTTCTATAGATACTATATATAAAACTATTGATGGATTAGCAGAATTAAAACCAGATTATATAAGTGTTACTTATGGAGCAGGAGGTAGTGGTGAGGAAAATAAGACATTAGAAATTGCATCTATAGTTAAGAATAAATATAATATAGAGGCATTGGCCCACCTTACTTGTATATCTTCAACAAAGGATGAAATAGACAGTGTACTAAGAGAGCTTAAAGAAAATAATATTGAAAACATTTTAGCTCTGCGGGGGGATCTTCCTAATGATCCTAATTTCAAATTTCCAGATCCCCTACATTACAGATATGGATCCGATTTAGTTAAACATATTAAGAAGAATGGAGAATTTTCCATAGGAGGAGCTTGTTACCCTGAAGGGCATATAGAAAATGATAATATGGATAATGATATAGAAAATTTAATAAGAAAAATTAATTATGGTACAGACTTTTTAATAACTCAATTATTCTTTGAAAATAATAATTTTTATAAGTTTCATGAAGATTTAGTAAAGAAGGGGGTAAATATCCCTATACAAGCAGGGATTATGCCTGTTACTAATAAAAAACAAGTAGAGAGGATTGTATCCCTTTGTGGATCATATATACCACCTAAATTTATGAAAATAATGAATAAATATGAACATAACAAGGAAGCCCTAATGGAGGCAGGTATATGTTATGCTACAGAGCAAATAATAGATTTACTATCTTCTGGAATTGATGGAATCCATATATATACTATGAATAAACCAGAAATAGCACATAGAATAACAAAGAATATAGGTTGTGTAGTAAAGGCATTAAATGAAAAAGCCGTATAA
- a CDS encoding homocysteine S-methyltransferase family protein, with product MDIREKLKDSILFFDGAMGTMLQERGLKRGEVPETYNIIYPQIVKEIHQKYIEAGTDIITTNTFGANELKLKDTSYSVEEIIDAAVKNAKEVAGNKYVALDMGPIGQMMEPMGTLKFERAYDIFKRQVIAGTKAGCDLILIETISDLYEMKAAVLAAKENSNLPIFATMTFEEDGRTFTGTDPISMVVFLEGIGVDVLGMNCSLGPNESKHIVTKILDYASIPVMIQPNAGLPKIVDGNTVYDVTPEEFGTTIEELQSLGVRVFGGCCGTNDNFIREVVNRLKDKDSAKIENKEFTAVTSATKNVIIDEVVIIGERINPTGKKKFKEALRNKDIDYILKEAILQKEKGAHVLDVNVGLPEIDEISLLRDVTKEVQSIVDLPLQIDSTDPVAIEAAIRGYNGKAIINSVNGKESVMKDIFPIVKKYGACVVGLTLDEDGIPSKAEDRVKIAEKIIKRAKEYGIDKKHILIDCLVLTASAQQEEVLETIKAVKMVKEKFNVRTTLGVSNVSFGLPNRRLLNKTFLSMALASGLDAPIINPKDDDILETVYAYKVLANEDRDAKVYIDKFKHVKNVKQDVKTSDLTLQEIIIKGLKAEAKDKTIELLKEKSALKIVNEDLIPALDIVGNRFEEGSVFLPQLIISAETVKVAFEVIKEKIKKEEEQISKGKLILATVQGDIHDIGKNIVKVILENYGFEVIDLGKDVDPMKIVEVAKDENIKLIGLSALMTTTVKSMEETIRLLRENEVGCKVFVGGAVLNEEYAQMIKADFYAKDAKVAVEIANKVLN from the coding sequence GTGGATATTAGGGAAAAGTTAAAGGATTCCATATTGTTTTTTGATGGTGCCATGGGTACTATGTTACAGGAAAGAGGATTAAAGAGGGGTGAAGTACCAGAAACCTATAATATAATATATCCTCAAATAGTAAAAGAAATTCACCAAAAATATATAGAAGCAGGGACAGACATAATAACTACAAATACCTTTGGAGCTAATGAATTAAAACTAAAAGATACATCCTACTCCGTTGAAGAGATAATAGATGCGGCAGTGAAAAATGCTAAGGAAGTGGCAGGGAATAAATATGTGGCTCTAGATATGGGGCCAATAGGTCAAATGATGGAACCGATGGGAACACTGAAATTTGAAAGGGCTTATGACATATTTAAGAGGCAAGTAATAGCAGGAACTAAGGCTGGATGTGATTTAATATTAATAGAAACCATATCAGATTTATATGAGATGAAGGCAGCCGTATTGGCAGCAAAAGAAAATAGTAATTTACCCATATTTGCCACTATGACCTTTGAAGAAGACGGACGTACTTTTACCGGAACAGATCCTATTAGTATGGTAGTTTTCCTAGAAGGTATTGGAGTAGATGTATTAGGAATGAATTGTTCATTGGGGCCTAATGAAAGTAAACATATAGTAACTAAAATATTAGATTATGCATCAATACCTGTTATGATACAGCCAAATGCTGGTTTACCTAAAATTGTTGATGGAAATACGGTTTATGATGTGACACCAGAGGAATTTGGAACTACCATAGAAGAGCTACAGTCTTTAGGAGTTAGAGTATTTGGAGGATGTTGTGGTACAAATGATAATTTCATAAGGGAAGTGGTAAATAGACTAAAGGATAAAGATTCAGCTAAAATAGAAAATAAAGAATTTACTGCTGTAACTTCTGCCACAAAAAATGTAATAATTGATGAAGTTGTTATCATTGGAGAGAGAATAAATCCAACAGGAAAGAAAAAGTTTAAAGAAGCACTTAGGAATAAGGATATAGACTATATATTAAAAGAAGCCATACTACAAAAGGAAAAGGGAGCACATGTATTAGATGTGAATGTAGGCCTACCAGAAATCGATGAGATAAGCCTATTAAGGGACGTAACGAAAGAAGTCCAGTCTATAGTAGACTTACCCCTACAAATCGATAGTACGGACCCTGTGGCCATAGAGGCGGCCATAAGGGGATATAACGGAAAAGCCATAATAAACTCTGTAAATGGAAAAGAATCTGTTATGAAGGACATATTTCCCATAGTTAAAAAATATGGAGCTTGTGTAGTTGGTCTTACACTAGATGAAGATGGAATACCATCTAAAGCTGAAGATAGGGTGAAAATAGCAGAAAAGATTATAAAAAGGGCGAAGGAATATGGAATAGATAAGAAGCACATATTAATAGATTGTCTAGTTCTTACTGCCAGTGCTCAACAGGAGGAAGTACTAGAGACTATAAAAGCAGTAAAGATGGTAAAGGAAAAGTTTAATGTAAGAACCACCTTAGGAGTTAGTAATGTGTCCTTTGGACTACCAAACAGAAGGTTATTAAATAAGACCTTTTTAAGTATGGCATTGGCAAGTGGATTAGATGCTCCCATAATAAATCCTAAGGATGATGACATACTAGAGACTGTATATGCCTATAAAGTCCTTGCAAATGAGGATAGGGACGCAAAAGTCTATATAGACAAGTTTAAGCATGTTAAAAATGTGAAACAGGATGTGAAAACATCTGATCTAACATTACAAGAAATTATAATAAAGGGGTTAAAGGCAGAGGCTAAGGATAAGACTATAGAGCTTTTAAAAGAGAAGTCTGCCCTTAAAATCGTAAATGAAGATTTAATTCCAGCTCTAGATATAGTGGGGAATAGATTTGAAGAGGGAAGTGTATTTTTACCACAACTTATAATATCTGCAGAAACGGTAAAAGTGGCCTTTGAAGTTATAAAGGAAAAAATAAAGAAGGAAGAAGAACAAATAAGTAAAGGCAAATTAATATTAGCCACAGTACAAGGTGATATTCACGATATAGGTAAGAACATAGTTAAGGTTATACTAGAAAACTATGGCTTTGAAGTAATAGACCTAGGAAAAGATGTGGATCCTATGAAGATAGTAGAAGTGGCTAAGGATGAAAATATAAAATTAATAGGATTAAGTGCACTTATGACTACTACGGTAAAGAGTATGGAAGAAACCATAAGGCTTTTAAGGGAAAATGAAGTAGGCTGTAAAGTTTTTGTAGGTGGAGCCGTATTAAATGAAGAATATGCACAAATGATTAAGGCAGATTTTTATGCTAAGGATGCGAAGGTAGCCGTAGAAATCGCAAATAAAGTATTAAATTAG
- the ilvB gene encoding biosynthetic-type acetolactate synthase large subunit has protein sequence MKTSDIIIKCLEKENVKFIFGYPGGAVLPLYESLRHSNIDHILVRHEQSAAHCASGYARASKEVGVCLATSGPGATNLITGIATAYMDSIPLVVITGQVNSNLIGKDVFQEADIVGSTEPFTKHNYLVKKAEDIPKIIKEAFYIAKTGRPGPVLIDIPVDIQRQKMKFNYPSNINILGYKPTYKGHLGQIKRALNKLKGSKRPLICVGGGIICANAVDEFREFVNKGQIPVIHTLMGIGALNEDSTYHLGMIGIHGNKGSKNIVSQADLIMIIGARIADRAHNLIQSLNNDIDIIHIDIDPAEVGKNIKSHVPIVGDAKTILQEFNKKITNLDTKDWINQLQIIKSTEKENNILDEKYVNPKVALNYLSDKAHNDCIVTADVGQNQIWTIKNFKFMGKRSIFTSGGLGTMGYSLPASIGAQFASTNKVICVTGDGGLQMSLGELGTIGQNDLPILIILFNNNRLGMVRELQYNAYGKGNYYGVDLKNPDFILLSKAYGIDGIRVNNNKEFEKVVENALKSDKPYLIECMVNPDFATL, from the coding sequence ATGAAAACATCAGATATTATCATTAAGTGTTTAGAAAAAGAGAATGTAAAATTTATATTTGGGTATCCAGGAGGGGCGGTCTTACCTCTTTATGAGTCTCTCAGACACTCTAATATAGACCATATCTTAGTCCGCCATGAACAATCTGCTGCCCATTGTGCCAGCGGCTATGCCCGGGCTAGTAAAGAAGTGGGGGTCTGTTTGGCCACATCTGGACCTGGAGCTACAAACTTAATCACAGGGATAGCTACTGCCTATATGGATTCTATTCCGCTAGTAGTAATTACAGGCCAAGTAAATTCCAACCTAATAGGTAAAGATGTATTTCAGGAAGCAGATATAGTAGGATCTACAGAACCTTTCACAAAACACAATTATTTAGTTAAAAAAGCTGAGGATATTCCTAAGATAATAAAAGAAGCCTTTTATATAGCAAAGACTGGTCGTCCTGGGCCAGTGCTTATTGATATTCCTGTAGATATACAAAGGCAAAAAATGAAATTCAATTACCCTTCAAACATAAATATACTAGGATATAAACCCACATACAAAGGTCATCTAGGACAAATTAAACGTGCCTTAAATAAATTAAAAGGTTCTAAGCGTCCTCTCATTTGTGTAGGTGGAGGTATAATTTGTGCAAATGCAGTAGATGAATTTAGAGAATTTGTAAACAAGGGACAAATACCTGTAATCCATACTCTTATGGGTATAGGTGCATTAAACGAAGATTCCACATATCATTTAGGAATGATCGGAATCCATGGGAATAAGGGCTCTAAAAATATAGTTAGCCAAGCTGATTTAATAATGATTATAGGAGCCAGAATAGCCGATAGGGCCCATAATCTAATTCAATCTTTAAATAATGATATTGATATAATCCATATAGATATTGATCCAGCTGAAGTGGGCAAGAATATAAAATCCCATGTACCTATAGTTGGTGATGCTAAAACCATATTACAAGAATTCAATAAAAAAATAACTAATCTAGATACTAAGGATTGGATAAACCAATTACAAATTATTAAGTCTACTGAAAAAGAAAATAATATATTAGATGAAAAATATGTGAATCCCAAGGTAGCTCTAAACTATCTATCTGATAAAGCTCACAATGATTGTATAGTTACAGCTGACGTAGGACAAAACCAAATTTGGACTATTAAAAACTTTAAATTTATGGGTAAAAGATCCATATTCACATCTGGTGGACTTGGCACTATGGGATACTCCCTACCTGCATCTATCGGGGCCCAATTTGCCAGTACCAATAAGGTCATATGTGTTACCGGTGATGGTGGTCTTCAAATGTCTCTAGGTGAATTAGGTACTATTGGACAAAATGATCTACCTATACTTATAATTCTATTTAATAATAATAGATTAGGCATGGTAAGAGAGTTACAGTATAATGCCTATGGGAAAGGAAACTACTATGGTGTTGATTTAAAAAATCCAGATTTTATCCTTTTATCTAAGGCCTATGGCATAGATGGTATTCGTGTAAATAACAATAAGGAATTTGAAAAGGTAGTAGAAAATGCTTTAAAATCTGATAAACCTTATTTAATTGAATGTATGGTTAATCCTGATTTTGCAACACTTTAA